The genomic region CACAAGTATTACCAAAACATAAAAGACAACTTGCGAGTTCACATCACTAACATCCCAAAAGCTCAGATCTGATCActtaaacacacaaaatacGCATGTGGTCTCAACCACGTAGCAAAGTCTTCAACTAACTCCAAAATGACCAGAACgtttcatataattaacacAAAGTCAATGTGAGAAGCCACATCTATGCTCCATGTCTAGAATTTTACAAGGGAAACCATCACAAAGCGAGCACAACAGCTGCAGAGTCAGCAGCTTGACATTGTTATAGCTAAGACAGCATAAAGTTCTCACGTTTATTTGGAATACCCTTTTAGTATTCATTACTGTACAAATGAGTCTGCATTATATTGAGTTTCCATATCAAAGCGCGATCATCGATCCACAGTGACCAGCAATAAAACGGCTCGAATCAAACTGTGAAGACTTGTCTGTTTGGTGTTATTGTCAACCTTAAAGTCTGTAATTCTTCAGCATTTCTTCAGGGATTAAAGCAGATATTATGACCGGCCATCATTACGACTGTTTACAGGAAAACAGTATCAATTGGTAGCTTTTTCCCCAGCGTCCTTGTAAACCGAACCTGGAATTAGCTCCGTTAGGCTGCAAAAGAAGCAAAAGCTTTATTATGTTAACGGATATGATGTTTACTTATGGAGAAACTACGAAATCAGAAGAACATACCTAGGGGACTCGACACCAGATAATGGCACACTACTGGCGGATATGTTCCATTGCTCGTGAATGATTACAATATTGCCTTCTGTTGCTCCATTTGACTTTGTCGAACCAAGAATGCCAATGCTCGAGCTGTTCCTTGGCAAAATTCCCAAAGGGTGGCAACCTAATGATATACCTTGGTCAAAAAACTGCAGTAGAAGTCGAGCAAGGAATTTGTTGTCTCTCACAGTATCAAGGTATCAGATTGACAAACAGATCCAGATGATCAGACAAACATGCAAGCTTGTATCGAAAGATGAGGCTGGTGATAGTTATTCGAATATGTGGACCTTCAAGAACGTTGTTAATAAACATTTGGGAAATGCAGAGAGAAGGTTTGTTCAAAACTATTACCccacttgaaaattttcagcaaaaaCACGACTGCTAGGAAAATAATCGTGTCTCCTCATTTAAACTGAAAActataattgattttggaTACCTTCAGCCATGAGATAGGAATtcgtatatttttcaaaaactgcCATCAGAACTCAGCATAATAACAGATGAAATCATGGTTAAATCAATGTCCCTCGAGTCTGATTGATGGAGCTGAAAACCAACTtggttaaaaaaatgattatggCATTTTTCTCGATAACAACCCAAGCTATGGAGCAATCCATAGCTAACATAGATCTCCAAACCAATGAATTGATCGTGTTCTAGTAATTCAAAAGCAAGAAACCAAGTGAATGCATAAATAGCTCGATAGATCCCTTGAGAAAGTAAGAGCTAGAACCCATGGAGCATCAAATCTCGAATCAGTAACtgcaaatttcataaaatccGCAATCAGCAATGGAGCATTACCTTGAAAAATGATCACAATGCAAAATAGAATGGTGAAGAGCATAGCTATCAAGTTGCCACTTGATGATGCCGAAGCCGACGACACCTTTGCCGCTTTCATTCTCTTCAACACCTTCATTCGCTCAATCCGGGCACGCTTGATCCTGGCAAGTTCAGAAATCTCTTTGATCAACTTTTGATCAGCTGCGTCCAGCGACAATCGCCTCGGAGGGCGTGGGGGCTTAGGTGGCTTTTTAGCACTCATCGAGAACCGCTTTTCCTTCTTAGTTTTCTTCCCTGAATCTGGAGAAATTCCACCCAGAATTTTCACATTGCTCGATGGGCTCACTGAATTTTCGCAGTCGGCTAACTCATCTGCGCTCGTAGGCATACCACAGACCGTGAAGGAAGGTAAATTTCCAACCTCAACATCTGAAAACTCAGGATCTCCAGCTTTCTTGGTCCTATCCACACAGCTCTTAATGTCAATGACAATGTCCCTTTCTTTCATCAGAATACGATCAAATTAGCTCCTTTCTTCTCAAGTTCACTGTCAAGAATTCAAATTAACCTCTGAAGATTAACCCAAAACgcaatttaaattagtggcccagaagtaattttttcaagaaaacaaagattTTCTAACAGAAACCTGTATACATTAGACAAGAATTCAAGCAAAAAAGAGATGATCAGTAATTCTAGAACCACAACTGTTTCGCTCAaacagtaaataaatatagagtCACGGTAAAATTGGAAGTACAGAACAATCAGAAAATCAGTAAGAGTATATTACACTGGAATTGAAGACAATGAATGGGATTCCTCAAATGATTGATTGTGGGCAAAGAAAGGAACAAAAAACAgaatacaaaatcaattattggtatggaaaaagagaacaaaatatagttgtgAACCACGTATATTGGCAGAGGAAACATAAGCAAAATCATGGAGGccagctatatatataataaaaaaaacaaagtgttttcttttctttcccttttgttttttggggGGTAGGTTCAGAAAAGGAAGCCATTAGCAAGCAGCATTCGTCAAatgcttttataaatatacattacTACTATATACAGAAAAAGGAATTACCTTGGGAAAATCAAGAATGCCCAGATCCAACGAAGGCAATATCATCAAATGGCACTGAGAAATATGAAACGAAAACCCAAGTACACAATCAAGAtccaatttttcttctctctctctctctctccagtCTTTCTTGGCTTCTCTCCCTCTGTTTCACTAGTTACCACTGACGCTATTGAACTATATGACAGAAAAAGATTTAAGTGGGCTCTTCAAGACTCAATTTTCCTCCGCTTCTATCACTATCTTGAGGGTTACCACCACCAACTGCATTCATATATAAAGGGACACCGAAAAATGTTTGAatagtgtgtgttgtgtgggAGAGAGAgtaaagagagagagacaaatGGAGATAAGCGCACGAGGATTTGGGCCTGAGGTAACAACCGGGAAAGTGGAGGTTTTATGAAGTTGAGCAATTGTTTATTCGATGGAATTATTGCTACACATTGCATCTATCATTTCTTATTTATCAAATgtagatttgaatttgaaagtGACAGCCTATGAGCTATGGGAACTCAAACTGAGATTTTGTCCCctcaacttttcatttttcttcctttgccTTCGTTTGCAGATCAGTATCTCCACCGACAGCCTCTCTAACTCCTGTgagagattttcttttttttttttttttccctttttctgaGTCATAATTTCTGTACAACTTTTCTTTTGgtataacataaattttattaatagaaaaataatatgtacaACAAGCACTATAATAGCAAGGTTATAGGCGCCAACCTATCTCCACTCAATATGTCCAAACTCGAGttatacaagaaaatttagTTGGATAATAATTTAGGGTATATTACAAATagctcttttaaaatttatcttaattacaaatatcttcttattatttaaaaaattacaaatattatgataaataccTCCATACAGTGAGTTGTCAAAGAGGTATTTATtaaggtatttataaaatcaaaaaaactatttataattttttatataacaaaaaaatatttataattataataaattttccaATAATCTATACGAACCCGTTGATTACTTGATATTCAGTATTGGTACGTTCCATCTCTCAATAAAGCCATATGAacactttaaaattaataattagtgaaGCATGTGACAGCGTTCTTACATTCTTAGAACTTAAGACAAAGTGTTGAGACACGATATTTTTGAAGATTTTAAAGTGATCATAGGGGCAAATAGCAATTCATGTTGTGTAGGTGGGAAGATGTTTGGGCCCATTTcttgcaattattttatacatctATGAGTCATGTGTAATGGGCCTTTCCTATTCTTCCAATTAATGCTAACAATATGGACTTCTCTCCACCCCAACAACACACACACGCGACAAACAACACTAATTTTGATAGAAGAATTCTTTAGACCACGTAAAAATCATCGTTGctttatgtttattttgtgtgtgttctttctttttattcacAATCTGTCAAACGATTTCCTAGTATATGAAGGCTGTGCCACTTCATGAACTCCGGTTCATTAAGCATATGTGAAATTCCCTTACATATAACTTGCTCAAAGGAGTCTCGCAAGGAAAATATGAAATCATGCGTGCATTTGCAATTTGATCTCATTAACGTTGCACCACAGCGAATATCTGTTTGTTTCCGGAAAAAGGGCAGAAagcaaatttttatttttgataggaaaatgagaataatccTCTGAGAGCAACCTAGTAACAAATCTTTTCTACCCAACATAAGACGTTCATCTGGTGGAGCGACAAGCTAAACCTCCACGATGGCAGCACCACTCGACGGCTTAGATGCAAAAATGTATAGGTCAACATCGTTTTTCTTGATCACACCTTTGTCGATTCTCGATTTATAGTATTGCTCCTGAAAATATAGCACGACGAAATTGATGTCACAGACATGCTCATGGTCGTCAGGTCAAGAAAGACACAGCAAATGCTAACCTTCAACTTAAGGATAAATTGTGGGACGATACTCTCCTTCACCAGAGCAACGGCACAACCACCCCATCCAGCTCCGGTAAGCCTTGCACCAAGGGCACTATTGTCACGACAAATCTTGACGAGCTCTTCCAATTCAGGGCAGCTGATTATCGGAGGTCATATGAGGGATAAGTAAATAACAAGAATCGGAAACACGACATTGCTATGATAGAACATAACCTTAACAATTGCCATACATAGGAAAACGCAACTTAAACTagattggattttctattacaaCTCCATACTACAtcttgtattatatttatcaaatacaCGTCAcatatataacattttttcttaaataagtAGATGACGTAATTTTTGTATACACTACATACATTTGTTAAATGTAATGTAAAATGCAATAGGATTTgcaacaaaatttcaattcatCAACAAATCACCATACTTCTACAGGATAATTACACCAGCACCTATTGTGATTTAGGCATATAATACTACTGAATATTATACTTGTACTCCCTGGAGTCATGTTTTTAAGTTACAAATACCCTTGAAGACTGAATAGTAGAGTGTATCTGCAAAGTACAATATGACCTTATTGGTGCaagtataatttctaaaaactTGAGGGGTTGATTTGTAGTATGCTTAAATTCATAAGGTGTCTTTGTAATAGTTCCTACTTTTACTTCAGAAATGAGGATGGACTTTTACCTGCACTCATACAACACGCTGCAGCTATAGTGGCTATCATTCATGAGGGCACCAAGCTTCTTCAGCATGTCTTCTTCACTGCGATAAGAAATCCACAACTCAACAATTTCAAGAGTTTTAGAAAAAGTCGGGACTTATTTCAAACTTCAATATAAGCACTCAGATTCCAGAAAAAATTAGTGCTTCACGACTATAACTACACAAGCACAGTAAATGGAATTGTAATAACATAACCTGAAACAAAAACAgtttctgaattttgatgtaaGAAAAGTAGAAGGATAGACTTAGGCAAGCACCAGTTCAATAttcattagtattttaatttgtagagAACTTGTGTCAACTCACCTTGACTTTGATGACACAGTATCTTTGAAAGCATAGACACGTTTGGCT from Sesamum indicum cultivar Zhongzhi No. 13 linkage group LG3, S_indicum_v1.0, whole genome shotgun sequence harbors:
- the LOC105156833 gene encoding uncharacterized protein LOC105156833 produces the protein MKERDIVIDIKSCVDRTKKAGDPEFSDVEVGNLPSFTVCGMPTSADELADCENSVSPSSNVKILGGISPDSGKKTKKEKRFSMSAKKPPKPPRPPRRLSLDAADQKLIKEISELARIKRARIERMKVLKRMKAAKVSSASASSSGNLIAMLFTILFCIVIIFQGCHPLGILPRNSSSIGILGSTKSNGATEGNIVIIHEQWNISASSVPLSGVESPSLTELIPGSVYKDAGEKATN